A genomic window from Sphingobacterium spiritivorum includes:
- a CDS encoding tetratricopeptide repeat protein, with protein sequence MEEEFEFGSPEEQKFSVDRYEEMIRNEDQYFFDTKAFEGIIDYYMDKNDPIKALQVVDYAINQHPFETNFFLKQAQLFAATNQFHNALASLDKAELLEPSEGDIYLIKGSILGSLNNFEEAHQNLQKALELTDSKDEVFYQISGLYQAQGDYEKAVYYLRKSLELNMENQDALYELAFCYDVLDKQEESVDFYLQYIDNDPYSYAAWYNLGNAYHKLSQYREAIDAYDYAILIKENFSSAYFNKGNALVNLDCFKEAIEVYKHTFEYEPPSAETYCAIGECYEKLEQMDEARQYYKKAVKLDSNMGDAWFGIGVTLDFEERYFESLHFYKKALDIDGQNPDYWFAIADARYKLKQLDEAEKAYAKVVELNPTDVEAWLDFSSIYFEQNKFVEAIDTIADAINNNPEAAELYYRMVAYLFANGQYNEALNFLELGLATDPQKHYIIFEYLPQLQGNKIIVDIIKKYAL encoded by the coding sequence ATGGAAGAAGAATTCGAATTTGGTTCTCCTGAAGAACAAAAGTTTTCGGTTGACCGCTATGAAGAAATGATCAGAAATGAAGATCAATATTTCTTTGACACGAAGGCTTTTGAGGGAATCATCGACTATTATATGGATAAGAATGATCCTATAAAAGCCCTACAGGTTGTCGACTATGCAATCAACCAGCACCCCTTTGAAACCAATTTCTTTTTGAAACAAGCACAGCTCTTTGCTGCGACAAATCAGTTTCACAATGCATTGGCATCACTGGATAAAGCGGAACTTCTGGAACCTTCGGAAGGAGATATTTACCTTATAAAAGGAAGTATACTCGGGTCTCTGAATAACTTTGAGGAAGCGCATCAAAACTTACAGAAAGCACTCGAACTGACAGATAGTAAAGATGAGGTATTTTATCAGATAAGCGGGTTATATCAGGCGCAGGGAGATTATGAGAAAGCAGTATATTACCTGCGAAAATCTTTGGAACTGAATATGGAAAATCAGGATGCTCTATATGAACTGGCATTCTGTTATGATGTACTGGATAAACAGGAAGAAAGCGTCGATTTTTACCTGCAGTATATTGACAATGACCCCTATTCTTATGCCGCATGGTACAATCTGGGTAATGCTTACCATAAACTAAGTCAGTACAGAGAAGCTATAGATGCATACGACTATGCCATTTTAATAAAAGAGAACTTCTCTTCAGCCTACTTCAACAAAGGTAATGCACTGGTTAATCTGGATTGCTTCAAGGAGGCCATAGAGGTATATAAACATACTTTCGAGTATGAACCTCCGAGTGCTGAAACATATTGTGCCATTGGAGAGTGTTATGAAAAATTAGAGCAGATGGACGAAGCCCGCCAATATTACAAAAAAGCAGTAAAGCTGGACAGTAATATGGGTGATGCCTGGTTTGGTATAGGCGTAACGTTAGATTTTGAAGAACGCTATTTCGAATCGCTTCATTTTTACAAAAAAGCACTGGACATAGACGGGCAGAATCCGGATTACTGGTTTGCCATTGCGGATGCGCGCTATAAGTTAAAACAACTGGATGAAGCTGAAAAGGCATATGCAAAGGTAGTCGAGCTTAACCCCACAGATGTTGAAGCATGGTTAGACTTTTCATCTATCTACTTTGAGCAAAACAAATTTGTAGAAGCAATAGATACTATAGCAGATGCGATCAACAACAATCCGGAAGCGGCAGAACTGTACTACCGAATGGTTGCTTATTTATTTGCAAACGGTCAGTATAATGAAGCGTTAAACTTCCTGGAATTAGGACTCGCTACAGATCCGCAGAAGCACTATATTATTTTTGAATACCTGCCTCAATTGCAGGGAAACAAAATTATTGTTGATATCATAAAAAAATACGCTTTATAA
- a CDS encoding FtsX-like permease family protein, producing MNLSYFFAKRYLFSKKSVNAINIISMISVIGVLVSSAALVIVLSFYNGMEKLILSMFSTFSPELRIEPAEGKLFSTKNQLFEELRKSKDIKSYSEVLEEKALLQFGNHQFIGKLKGIEPNSLHQHASDSMLYAGEFEIFKEDVSYAIIGANVQANLQIPIVGLRNTMLINSPRKGSTNAVNPADDIIQRGISPRGVLKYQQGFDDLVITPIDFARDALGEYDKVSAIEMYTRQPEKLAEIEKQIQDKLGKDFKVLNREEQNPTLYKTVSTEKWAVFFILTFIGIIAIFNIIGSMTMLVIDKRQDMIILKSLGAENTLIQRIFYNEGMLIALIGSVSGIIIGYVFCFLQDTFGFIRTGEGNNSIIDAYPVDIRLSDFLLVFLTVLLASVLISYLSSLLSVKAIGDLKAESGE from the coding sequence ATGAATCTGTCCTACTTTTTTGCCAAACGATACCTGTTCTCTAAAAAATCGGTTAATGCTATTAACATTATTTCGATGATTAGTGTTATAGGTGTGTTGGTTAGTAGTGCAGCACTGGTTATCGTATTATCTTTTTATAATGGAATGGAAAAGCTTATTCTCTCGATGTTCAGCACATTTTCTCCGGAACTTCGTATTGAACCTGCAGAAGGCAAGCTTTTCTCTACGAAAAACCAACTCTTTGAAGAGCTCCGCAAAAGCAAGGATATCAAAAGTTACAGTGAAGTTCTTGAAGAGAAAGCCCTTTTACAGTTTGGCAATCATCAGTTTATTGGCAAACTGAAAGGTATAGAACCAAATAGTCTCCATCAACATGCTTCTGACAGCATGCTTTATGCTGGAGAATTTGAAATTTTCAAAGAGGATGTCAGCTACGCCATTATCGGTGCAAATGTCCAGGCAAATTTACAAATACCTATAGTTGGTCTGAGAAATACAATGCTGATCAATTCTCCCAGGAAAGGATCTACTAATGCTGTTAATCCTGCAGATGATATTATACAAAGGGGAATCAGTCCGAGAGGAGTACTCAAATATCAGCAAGGATTTGACGATCTGGTGATCACTCCTATTGACTTTGCCAGAGATGCACTCGGCGAGTATGATAAGGTATCTGCGATAGAAATGTACACCAGACAGCCCGAAAAGCTTGCAGAAATCGAAAAACAGATACAAGACAAACTCGGGAAAGATTTTAAAGTCTTAAATCGTGAAGAACAAAACCCAACACTTTATAAAACCGTCAGCACGGAAAAATGGGCAGTATTCTTTATTCTTACTTTTATCGGTATCATTGCCATATTCAATATTATCGGATCTATGACCATGCTGGTCATTGACAAACGTCAGGATATGATTATTTTGAAAAGTCTGGGAGCTGAAAACACCCTGATACAACGCATCTTTTATAATGAAGGAATGCTGATTGCCCTTATCGGGAGTGTAAGTGGTATTATTATAGGATATGTCTTTTGCTTTTTGCAGGATACTTTTGGATTCATCCGTACCGGTGAAGGCAATAATAGTATAATTGATGCTTACCCGGTAGATATAAGGCTCAGTGACTTCCTGCTGGTCTTTTTAACTGTATTATTAGCTTCTGTACTTATATCATACTTATCATCACTTTTAAGTGTGAAAGCAATAGGAGATCTCAAAGCAGAAAGCGGTGAGTAA
- a CDS encoding shikimate dehydrogenase family protein: MKKLGLIGFPLGHSFSKKYYLEKFEKEHIQGIDYNLYPLEDIHQFPDLYQETDGLYGVNVTIPHKQTIIPFLHELSPEAQQMNAVNCIQIKKNGEGYHLKGFNTDAFGFEESLKPLLKPHHNKALILGNGGAAQAVVFSLKKLGIPYQFVSRTKTDTNLTYPQLNGAIIKEHTLIINCSPLGTYPNVDTCPDIPYESISKEHLLYDLVYNPEVTLFLKKGLEQGAEIKNGYEMLLLQAERNWVIWNEA; this comes from the coding sequence ATGAAAAAATTAGGGCTCATTGGATTTCCGCTAGGTCATTCCTTTTCCAAAAAGTACTATTTAGAAAAATTTGAAAAAGAACACATCCAGGGCATTGATTATAACTTATATCCGTTAGAAGACATTCATCAGTTTCCTGATCTCTATCAGGAAACTGATGGTCTTTATGGCGTAAATGTCACCATACCTCACAAACAAACAATTATTCCTTTTCTGCATGAATTATCTCCGGAAGCACAGCAAATGAATGCTGTAAATTGTATCCAGATCAAAAAAAATGGAGAAGGATATCATCTGAAGGGATTTAATACAGATGCATTCGGTTTTGAAGAATCACTGAAGCCCTTACTCAAACCTCATCATAACAAAGCACTTATTCTGGGCAACGGTGGCGCTGCACAGGCAGTTGTTTTCTCTCTGAAGAAATTAGGTATCCCTTATCAGTTTGTAAGCCGGACAAAAACAGATACCAATCTTACCTACCCGCAACTGAATGGTGCAATTATAAAAGAGCATACTCTCATTATCAACTGTTCACCCTTGGGAACTTATCCGAATGTAGATACTTGCCCGGATATCCCTTATGAGAGTATTTCAAAAGAGCACTTACTCTATGATCTGGTATACAATCCCGAAGTCACTTTATTTCTGAAAAAGGGACTGGAACAAGGTGCCGAAATCAAAAACGGATATGAAATGCTTTTACTTCAGGCTGAGAGAAACTGGGTTATCTGGAACGAAGCATAA
- a CDS encoding SusD/RagB family nutrient-binding outer membrane lipoprotein, giving the protein MNKIIIYTLCALTIYVSSCTKGFEEINTNPNSVETANPDFVFSKSQLEGLSNSYFFTSVLQCGQMMQHYATYKEASGVGDKYLDNEVYYSSYFSQAYPNAINQITLVLNKLREEPKNRNKFNMARIWKVYLYHRFTDLYGDIPYTEAAKAYEDKIFLPKYDSQEFIYKDMLKELEEAASALDVSKAGFGKSDLIYDGDINKWKKFAYSLMLRLGMRLTKVDKNLSKEWVIKAINGGVIFNGIDNAVMKYTDGPNDFNRNPSAIDLVRLDYSRGSNGRTNNEGGKFSKTFIDLLKSTSDPRISVYSGVWEGNIQNTNPAIQKGFPNGVNIAPSPAEQATYSEPNQNTVLRMDAPLLLLGNVETQLYLAEASLRGWYTESAKTLYENAVKASFLNMAIYGASYAINDATAYLTTNPFKETGTFEEKMNQIHTQLWIGLFVDEQEVYANWRRTGYPQLIPINFAGNVTNGTIPRRIKYPTSEYSVNYINLTKALDRQGRDAFTTRIWWDK; this is encoded by the coding sequence ATGAATAAAATAATAATATATACACTTTGTGCGCTGACAATATACGTCTCCTCCTGTACAAAAGGCTTTGAAGAAATTAACACCAATCCCAATTCAGTAGAAACCGCAAATCCGGATTTTGTATTTAGTAAATCTCAGCTGGAAGGACTTAGTAATAGTTACTTTTTTACCTCTGTATTGCAATGTGGCCAAATGATGCAACATTACGCCACTTACAAGGAAGCATCCGGGGTGGGAGATAAATATCTGGACAACGAAGTATACTACTCTTCTTATTTTTCACAAGCTTATCCAAACGCTATAAATCAGATAACACTGGTGTTAAATAAACTAAGAGAGGAACCAAAAAACCGTAATAAATTTAACATGGCCAGAATATGGAAAGTATATTTATACCATCGTTTTACTGATTTATACGGAGATATTCCTTACACTGAAGCCGCGAAGGCTTATGAAGATAAAATCTTTTTGCCTAAATACGACAGTCAGGAATTTATCTATAAAGATATGCTGAAAGAGCTGGAAGAAGCTGCATCAGCACTTGATGTCTCCAAAGCAGGGTTTGGCAAATCTGACTTAATCTATGATGGAGATATAAATAAATGGAAAAAATTTGCCTATTCACTCATGCTTCGCTTAGGAATGCGCTTAACTAAAGTAGATAAGAACCTTTCCAAAGAATGGGTAATTAAAGCAATTAATGGTGGTGTCATTTTTAACGGCATTGATAATGCTGTTATGAAATATACTGACGGGCCCAATGATTTCAACAGGAATCCATCTGCAATTGATTTAGTACGACTAGATTATTCCAGAGGATCCAATGGTAGAACAAATAATGAAGGAGGCAAATTCAGTAAGACGTTCATAGATCTCTTAAAGTCGACATCAGACCCCCGAATAAGTGTGTATTCAGGAGTATGGGAAGGAAATATACAAAACACAAATCCGGCGATACAAAAAGGTTTTCCTAATGGGGTAAATATAGCCCCAAGCCCTGCTGAACAAGCAACTTACTCTGAGCCTAACCAGAACACTGTCCTTCGAATGGATGCACCACTCCTGCTATTGGGCAATGTAGAAACGCAACTTTATCTTGCGGAAGCCTCTTTGCGAGGATGGTACACCGAATCGGCTAAAACACTTTATGAAAATGCGGTTAAAGCCTCTTTCCTCAATATGGCAATATATGGAGCATCCTATGCTATTAACGATGCCACAGCTTACCTTACTACTAACCCTTTTAAAGAAACAGGGACTTTTGAAGAAAAAATGAACCAGATACACACACAATTATGGATAGGATTGTTTGTAGATGAACAAGAGGTATATGCAAACTGGAGAAGAACAGGTTATCCACAGTTAATACCCATAAACTTTGCGGGTAATGTGACCAATGGAACCATACCAAGAAGGATTAAATATCCTACAAGTGAGTATTCGGTGAACTATATCAATCTTACAAAAGCATTGGATCGTCAGGGTAGAGATGCATTCACAACAAGAATATGGTGGGATAAATAA
- a CDS encoding OmpA family protein gives MNYSTIKKTAIAASLVAALGYAEVAQAQQPTVFGGRSQYRTWSIGVQGGITTPNVLVGGSNAFGQKVGLFQNKVGEYYGLTVRKQFSHLFGLELEGNRGKIKTYNHDVSGPKAETANGARSAQVDVNWAASLNGVFQLGTIDFLRRENAVNFYAKVGLGVMASNPIQYANNDFTGAEVYNNKGKWGEEIFGDRTNTGDRDNKLGAFVPVGVGVKFKLSEVVALNLGYTMNFTDDNLLYGPGRVDYKGKFSNVYGGLEFTLGSRDKQNLTFANPVATLYDELKDPSLKNEVEALKQRVSTLEGTVDQLGKDSDGDGVSDKFDKCPNTPAGTVVDGSGCPIKFPEPVVNNITASTGQYGSIQFEFDSSVLKTESYSTLDRLAKELRDNNSSVTLDGYASAEGTEAYNMTLSKDRANAVKQYLVNAGVTAAKVTANGYGEANPVASNATEEGRIQNRRVEIKK, from the coding sequence ATGAACTATTCTACAATTAAAAAAACAGCTATCGCTGCTTCATTAGTAGCCGCTCTAGGTTACGCTGAAGTTGCTCAAGCGCAACAACCAACAGTATTTGGCGGAAGATCACAATACAGAACTTGGTCTATCGGTGTACAAGGTGGTATTACTACTCCTAACGTACTTGTAGGTGGATCTAATGCATTCGGTCAAAAAGTAGGTCTTTTCCAAAATAAAGTTGGTGAGTACTACGGATTAACTGTTCGTAAACAATTCTCTCACCTGTTCGGTTTAGAATTAGAAGGTAACAGAGGTAAGATCAAAACTTACAATCATGATGTATCTGGTCCTAAGGCTGAAACTGCAAACGGAGCAAGATCTGCACAAGTTGATGTAAACTGGGCTGCTAGCTTAAACGGTGTATTCCAATTGGGTACTATCGACTTCTTGAGAAGAGAAAATGCAGTTAATTTCTACGCTAAAGTAGGTTTAGGAGTAATGGCTTCAAACCCTATCCAGTATGCTAACAACGATTTCACTGGTGCTGAAGTTTACAACAACAAAGGTAAATGGGGTGAAGAAATCTTTGGTGACAGAACTAACACAGGCGACAGAGATAACAAATTAGGCGCTTTCGTACCAGTTGGTGTTGGTGTTAAATTCAAATTATCTGAAGTTGTTGCCTTGAACTTAGGTTACACAATGAACTTCACTGATGACAACTTGTTATACGGTCCGGGTAGAGTTGACTACAAAGGTAAATTCTCTAACGTATACGGTGGTTTAGAATTCACTTTAGGTTCAAGAGACAAACAAAACTTGACTTTTGCTAACCCAGTTGCTACATTATACGATGAGTTGAAAGATCCTTCATTGAAAAACGAAGTTGAAGCTTTGAAACAACGTGTATCTACTTTAGAAGGAACTGTTGATCAGTTAGGTAAAGATTCTGACGGTGACGGTGTATCTGATAAATTTGACAAATGCCCTAACACTCCTGCTGGAACAGTAGTTGATGGTTCAGGATGTCCAATCAAATTCCCAGAGCCAGTTGTTAACAACATCACTGCTTCTACAGGTCAGTACGGTAGCATCCAATTCGAATTCGATAGCTCTGTATTGAAAACTGAATCTTACTCTACTTTAGACAGATTAGCTAAAGAATTGCGTGATAACAATTCATCAGTAACTTTAGATGGTTATGCATCTGCAGAAGGTACTGAAGCTTACAACATGACTCTTTCTAAAGACCGTGCTAACGCAGTTAAACAATACTTAGTAAACGCTGGTGTTACTGCTGCTAAAGTTACAGCTAACGGTTACGGAGAGGCTAACCCAGTAGCATCTAATGCAACTGAAGAAGGTCGTATCCAAAACCGTCGTGTTGAGATCAAAAAATAA
- the gldD gene encoding gliding motility lipoprotein GldD, whose amino-acid sequence MRTFVLYLLFAFSFSAIFTACQEDYSPKPRGYFRIEFPDKKYKMTQTGCPFDFEIPAYATLEKDREKDAKPCWLNLDFPQFNARLHLSYFDINKNVSFQQLSEDARTFAFNHTVKATAIEQKRINKEDRRIFGVQYLIRGNTASNDQFFVSDSTHHYLRGALYFNEKPHLDSIQPVLDFINADIERIIQTIHWK is encoded by the coding sequence ATGAGGACTTTTGTTTTATATTTGTTATTCGCCTTTTCATTCAGTGCTATATTTACAGCCTGTCAGGAAGACTATTCCCCGAAGCCAAGAGGTTATTTCAGAATTGAATTTCCGGATAAAAAGTATAAGATGACGCAGACAGGCTGTCCTTTCGATTTCGAAATACCTGCCTATGCTACATTGGAAAAGGATCGGGAAAAAGATGCCAAACCCTGTTGGTTGAATCTCGATTTCCCTCAATTCAATGCGCGTCTTCACCTCAGTTATTTTGACATCAATAAAAATGTCTCTTTTCAGCAGTTAAGCGAAGATGCACGAACATTTGCTTTCAATCATACCGTCAAAGCTACCGCAATAGAACAAAAAAGAATCAATAAGGAAGATCGCCGTATATTTGGTGTACAATACCTTATCAGGGGAAATACAGCATCCAATGATCAGTTTTTTGTATCCGACAGTACACATCATTATTTAAGAGGAGCGTTATATTTCAATGAAAAACCGCACCTCGATTCCATACAACCGGTTTTAGATTTTATTAATGCGGATATTGAACGTATCATCCAAACAATACATTGGAAATAA
- a CDS encoding MBL fold metallo-hydrolase — protein sequence MVHLKQFVCNPYQENTYVLYDDKGFCVIIDPGMYGKAEEDLFLSFIEEHKLNPVLLLNTHCHIDHVLGNKFVHEHFGLLPQFHEGELPLLIEVQNYAPQMGIRYDISPIGEHFLPEEGTVSFGDNVLKLIFVPGHSPAHLCFYHESQKFIIGGDALFRGSIGRTDLPGGNHNQLLKSIQEKLYTLPEDVIVYPGHGPSTTIGEEKRTNPFIRA from the coding sequence ATGGTACATTTAAAGCAATTTGTCTGCAATCCCTATCAGGAAAACACGTACGTACTTTATGATGATAAAGGCTTCTGTGTGATCATTGATCCCGGAATGTATGGGAAAGCAGAAGAAGATCTTTTCTTATCATTTATTGAAGAGCATAAGCTAAATCCTGTTTTACTGCTGAATACCCACTGTCATATTGATCATGTATTAGGCAATAAATTTGTACATGAGCACTTTGGTCTTTTACCTCAGTTTCATGAAGGAGAACTTCCATTACTGATAGAAGTACAGAATTATGCCCCGCAAATGGGCATACGTTATGATATTTCTCCTATTGGAGAACATTTTTTACCTGAAGAAGGTACTGTCAGCTTTGGAGACAATGTCTTGAAACTGATATTCGTTCCCGGCCATTCACCTGCACACTTATGTTTCTATCATGAATCCCAAAAATTTATAATAGGGGGAGATGCGCTTTTTAGAGGTAGTATCGGAAGAACAGATTTACCTGGAGGAAATCATAATCAATTACTAAAAAGTATTCAGGAAAAGCTCTACACCCTACCGGAAGATGTCATCGTATATCCAGGGCATGGACCTTCAACCACTATTGGAGAAGAGAAAAGAACCAATCCTTTTATAAGAGCATAA
- a CDS encoding SusC/RagA family TonB-linked outer membrane protein, whose protein sequence is MYTKYTNPIGVTNRKHYKTLLMMIQTIMILIMLFTQANAEIRSPADRSFEVIPLKSSPLSHNSSNCNEENFYLKNIKKTENQQIITKINGIVTDTTGIQIQGVSISNKRTGISTSTDAEGKFTIDAEEGDVLVFSSVGYIRKEVHILDAQSKLTIILKDEENQLDQVVITALGVKKVGKSVTYAMTELKGDQFDKAKETNVANALTGKIAGVNVSSTATGPNGSSRVVIRGNGSLNGNNQPMYVINDLPIDNTQLNLPVIGNGANLPRINVDRGDGTTVINPEDIESITVLKGGTAAALYGANAANGVILIHTKRGTPQKGIGIDYSSSYTSESVAIVPDWQYEYGAGDKGKKPLTQSDAVSMGRWSWGAKIDGSDVIQFDGVKRPYSPQKDNIRNFYRAGNTFTNSVALSGGTEKATGRLSLSDMNNRSVVPNANFNRKTINIANDVNLTDWLKFGIVAQYNIEKSNNRPTVSDAEANPNWGAYMIANTVDIRNLAPGYDANGIEMAWNPVPIATNPQYVINKIKNNDTKNRFIGMLNVKLNFTPDLFLVGRVGQDYSNYNFTGYIPKTTLNNPIGYLQSSKMILSTLNSEAILNYTKKNILENISLNAMLGINSRSTLRDETRIEGSGFILDDVYSLTNLSTVSYTYPYGKTKTNSVYGALDLDYKNVFFLNFTGRQDWFSTLSPKNNSVFYPSIGTSLIISDIFKMPNWISYAKLRSSWAQVGGATPDPYALHPSFILSQGGHNGQQLQGYTNYRVPNATLSPLTSTTFEAGTDLGFFRNRLNIDFAWYDRSTTNDIVETTISNSSGATTSLLNIGKMRNRGIELLINGKIYRSGNFSWDVTLNGSYNKNTVEALTDQLNSISMATSVNGYAIIASDVGRPYSVIKGYRPLTDGKGNIVYNVSGGSATIARGPLEELGLGVHPLGIGLSNDFKYKSLTLGFLIDGKFGGSLFSGTDLYGTRMGLTKLTLEGRENGLPIKGVDINGNPIDMTIAPENLRTYYDGMRNISSMFVYDASFIKLRQLVVGYKLPAIKRLPAVREISVSLVARNLLILYKKTPNVDPESVFSAGNAQGIEQFGVPRTRSFGLGLNVKL, encoded by the coding sequence ATGTATACTAAATATACCAATCCGATTGGTGTTACCAATCGGAAACACTACAAAACATTACTTATGATGATACAAACCATCATGATACTAATTATGCTATTTACACAGGCAAATGCCGAAATTCGCTCTCCTGCGGACAGATCATTTGAAGTCATCCCTCTAAAATCTTCTCCACTCTCTCATAACTCCTCAAATTGCAATGAAGAAAATTTTTATCTCAAAAACATAAAAAAGACAGAAAACCAGCAGATCATTACGAAAATAAACGGCATCGTAACTGATACAACTGGCATTCAGATACAGGGAGTTTCTATTTCCAACAAAAGAACGGGAATTAGTACTTCAACAGATGCAGAAGGAAAATTTACAATAGATGCAGAAGAAGGCGATGTACTCGTATTTTCATCAGTCGGTTATATCAGAAAAGAAGTTCACATTCTAGATGCTCAATCTAAACTTACGATAATACTAAAAGATGAAGAAAATCAATTAGATCAGGTGGTAATTACAGCACTGGGAGTCAAAAAAGTGGGTAAATCTGTAACTTATGCAATGACTGAACTTAAAGGAGATCAATTTGATAAAGCGAAAGAAACAAATGTGGCTAATGCGCTGACCGGTAAAATTGCCGGAGTAAATGTTAGTAGTACAGCCACTGGTCCTAATGGGTCAAGTAGGGTGGTGATAAGAGGAAATGGCTCCCTTAATGGCAATAATCAGCCCATGTATGTAATAAACGACTTGCCAATTGATAATACTCAGCTCAATCTTCCTGTTATAGGCAACGGAGCAAATCTGCCCCGGATAAATGTAGACCGGGGAGATGGTACAACAGTCATTAATCCTGAGGATATCGAAAGTATAACTGTTCTGAAAGGCGGCACAGCAGCAGCTTTGTATGGAGCCAATGCTGCAAATGGTGTAATTCTTATTCATACGAAGAGAGGCACCCCACAAAAAGGCATCGGAATTGATTACAGCTCTTCTTACACAAGTGAAAGCGTTGCAATTGTACCGGATTGGCAATATGAATACGGAGCCGGAGACAAAGGAAAAAAGCCACTCACCCAATCCGATGCAGTAAGTATGGGGCGCTGGTCATGGGGGGCTAAAATAGATGGAAGCGATGTGATTCAATTTGATGGAGTCAAAAGACCATATAGTCCGCAAAAAGATAATATCAGAAATTTCTACAGAGCCGGAAACACTTTTACGAACTCCGTTGCTTTATCAGGTGGTACCGAAAAAGCTACTGGACGCCTTTCTCTTTCCGATATGAATAACCGAAGTGTTGTTCCAAATGCGAACTTTAATAGAAAGACAATCAACATTGCTAATGATGTTAACTTAACAGACTGGCTGAAATTTGGCATTGTCGCACAGTACAATATCGAAAAGTCTAACAACAGGCCTACGGTGTCCGATGCCGAAGCGAATCCTAACTGGGGAGCTTATATGATTGCCAATACGGTAGATATAAGAAATCTGGCTCCCGGATACGATGCAAACGGAATAGAAATGGCATGGAACCCTGTTCCTATAGCGACCAATCCGCAATATGTTATTAATAAAATAAAAAATAACGACACCAAGAATCGGTTTATCGGAATGTTGAATGTGAAATTAAATTTTACACCAGATTTGTTTTTAGTTGGCCGTGTGGGTCAGGACTACAGCAACTACAACTTTACGGGGTATATCCCTAAAACAACGCTGAATAACCCTATAGGTTACTTGCAAAGTTCAAAAATGATACTGTCTACTCTTAATTCAGAAGCGATTCTTAACTATACAAAAAAAAATATCTTAGAAAACATTTCACTGAATGCCATGTTAGGAATAAACTCTCGTTCAACACTTAGAGATGAAACCCGAATAGAAGGATCCGGGTTTATTCTGGACGATGTTTATTCTTTAACTAATCTTTCAACTGTAAGCTACACCTACCCATACGGGAAGACAAAAACCAATTCCGTATATGGTGCTTTAGATTTGGATTACAAAAATGTATTTTTTTTAAATTTTACCGGCCGTCAGGATTGGTTCTCTACACTTTCCCCTAAAAATAATTCTGTTTTCTATCCATCCATCGGAACCAGTTTAATAATATCAGATATTTTCAAAATGCCGAACTGGATTTCGTATGCTAAGCTCAGGAGTTCTTGGGCACAGGTTGGTGGAGCGACACCGGATCCTTATGCATTACACCCTTCCTTTATCTTATCACAGGGTGGACATAACGGACAGCAACTTCAGGGATACACCAACTATAGGGTACCGAATGCGACTTTAAGTCCATTGACATCTACAACCTTTGAAGCGGGAACGGACTTAGGTTTTTTCAGAAACCGGTTGAATATTGATTTCGCATGGTATGACCGGTCTACGACGAATGATATTGTAGAGACAACGATTTCAAATTCATCAGGAGCAACCACCTCTCTACTTAATATTGGAAAAATGAGAAACAGAGGAATAGAACTCCTAATAAATGGAAAGATTTATAGATCTGGGAATTTCTCATGGGACGTCACTCTAAATGGCTCTTATAACAAGAATACAGTAGAGGCTCTTACCGACCAGTTAAACTCTATTTCTATGGCAACTTCAGTAAATGGCTATGCAATAATAGCTAGTGACGTTGGCAGACCTTACAGCGTTATCAAAGGTTACAGACCTCTTACAGACGGTAAGGGAAATATCGTTTACAATGTAAGTGGGGGTTCTGCGACTATTGCAAGAGGACCTTTGGAAGAACTCGGTCTAGGAGTACATCCTCTGGGAATCGGGCTGAGTAATGACTTTAAATACAAGTCACTTACTCTTGGATTCTTAATTGACGGAAAATTCGGAGGCAGTCTATTCTCCGGGACAGACTTATACGGAACCAGAATGGGTCTTACAAAACTTACTTTAGAAGGACGGGAAAACGGATTACCGATAAAAGGTGTAGATATAAACGGAAACCCAATTGATATGACTATAGCTCCGGAAAATTTACGAACCTATTATGATGGCATGAGAAATATTTCATCCATGTTTGTCTATGATGCCAGCTTTATAAAGTTAAGACAGTTAGTTGTCGGATATAAACTACCTGCAATAAAAAGATTGCCTGCAGTACGAGAGATATCTGTATCTCTTGTTGCCAGGAATCTACTTATTCTTTACAAAAAGACCCCAAATGTTGATCCTGAATCCGTTTTCAGCGCTGGAAATGCACAGGGAATTGAACAATTCGGAGTTCCAAGAACACGAAGTTTCGGATTAGGACTCAATGTCAAATTGTAA